GCGGACTGAGTGCGCCGCCGGCGGCGAGCAGTCCGTTCGGCTCGGCCAGTGCGCGGTCGACGGGCGGAAACGCCGGCCGCCCCACGAGCCAGGGAATCATGCGGCGAACCGGATCACGGCCTCGCGGGCAGGCGCGGAGTCGTCGCGGAAGGCCACCACGTGATCGACGTCGAGGCGGATGCCGATGCTCTCGCCGATGCAGTGGTTGTGATGGCTGGGCACCAGCGACAGCACTTTCGCGCCGCTGTCCAGCCGCAGCGTGTACAGGATGTCGGCGCCGCGGAATGCCTTGTGCGCCACCTGCGCCTTCAGCGGGCTGTCGTCGTCGTGGATGATGTCGTCGGGCCGCAGCAGCACGTCCACCCGGCAGCCCTTGCCGCACGTGCCGCAGCCGATGCTGCACTCGAGCGGCACGGCGCTGCGCAGCGTGCCGAGTTCGACCTCGACCTGGTGTTCGTTGAGCACCACGCCAGGCAGGAACACGCCCTGGCCGATGAAATCGGCGACGAAGCGGTTGGCCGGGCGGTGGTAGAGGTTGTACGGCGTGTCCCACTGCTGGATGCGGCCCTGGTGCATGATGCCGATCTCGTCGGCCACGGCGAATGCTTCGTGCTGGTCGTGGGTCACGAGGATGGCGGTGGTGTGTGTCGCCTTGATGATGTCGCGCACCTCGTGCGACAGCCGCTCGCGCAGTTCCACGTCCAGGTTGGAGAAAGGCTCGTCCAGCAGCAGCAGGCTGGGGCGCGGCGCCAGCGCGCGTGCGAGGGCGACGCGCTGCTGCTGCCCCCCCGACATCTCGTGTGGGTACTTGCCGTCCTGGTCGGCCAGACCCACCAGGCCGAGGAGTTCCTCGACGCGCGCGCGCCGCGCCGCGGCCTCTTCGCCGCGCAGGCCGAACGCGATGTTCTCCGCCACCGTCAGGTGGGGGAAGAGGGCGTAGTCCTGGAACACCATGCCGATGCGGCGGCGCTCGGGCGGCACGTGCGTGCGGTTGCCGCTGACGGTCGTGCCGTCGAGGCGGATCTCGCCGGCGGCAAGCGGCTCGAAACCCGCGATGCATCGCAGCACCGTCGTCTTGCCGCAGCCCGACGGCCCGAGCAGGCAGCCGATCCGCCCTTTTTCCAGGCGCAGGGAGAGATGGCGCACCACTTCCTGGCTGCCGAAGGCCAGGTCGATGTCGATGAGTTCGAGATGAGACATTGAGTGCAGCGGGCGACGGGCCGGGACCGTGCGGATATGAGATTTCGCGATTATTACACCCGGGCAGGCCAAATGCGATCAATTATAATTTACCTTCCAAAGGCGGCGCGCCACGGTGCCGCACACGAACGAACAACAACGGAATCACCATGAAATGTCTGGGTGGGCCGGGTCCGCTTGCGCGGCTCGGGCAGAGTGGATTCGCGCTCACGGCGACGGCGGCGGTGATCGCGCTGCTGATCGCCGCGCCGGTGCTGTCGGTGTTTTCCAGCATCTTCGTCGGCGGTACCGGCGCCACGTGGGCCCATCTCGCCGACACCGTCCTCGGCGAATTCGTGCTGAACACGGTCGTGCTGTGCATCGGCGTGGGGCTTGGGGTCGGATCGATCGGCGTGACCTGCGCCTGGCTGACGACGATGCTCGATTTTCCAGGGCGCCGCTTCTTCGAGTGGGCGCTGGTGCTGCCGATGGCCGTGCCGGCCTACGTCATGGCCTATGTCTATACCGATTTCCTGCAGTTCGTCGGTCCGGTGCAGACGGCCTTGCGCGAGACCTTCGGCTGGCGCGCCGGCCAGTACTGGTTTCCGGACGTGCGCACGGTGGGCGGGGCGGTGGCGATGTTCATGTTCGTCCTCTACCCGTATTGCTACATGCTTGCCCGCGCGGCCTTCCTCGAACGTGCCGGCGGCATGCTGGAAGCGGGGCGCTCGCTGGGCCTGGGGCCGTGGAGCTGCTTTTTCCGCGTGTCGCTGCCGCTCGCCCGTCCGGCCGTGGTGGCGGGTGTCGCGCTGGCGCTGATGGAGACCCTGGCCGATTTCGGCACGGTTTCGTATTTCGGCGTGCAGACCTTCACCACCGGCATCTACCGCGCATGGTTCTCCCTCGGCGACCGCATCGCCGCCGCGCAACTGTCGGCCCTGCTG
This DNA window, taken from Thauera sp. K11, encodes the following:
- a CDS encoding ABC transporter ATP-binding protein; protein product: MSHLELIDIDLAFGSQEVVRHLSLRLEKGRIGCLLGPSGCGKTTVLRCIAGFEPLAAGEIRLDGTTVSGNRTHVPPERRRIGMVFQDYALFPHLTVAENIAFGLRGEEAAARRARVEELLGLVGLADQDGKYPHEMSGGQQQRVALARALAPRPSLLLLDEPFSNLDVELRERLSHEVRDIIKATHTTAILVTHDQHEAFAVADEIGIMHQGRIQQWDTPYNLYHRPANRFVADFIGQGVFLPGVVLNEHQVEVELGTLRSAVPLECSIGCGTCGKGCRVDVLLRPDDIIHDDDSPLKAQVAHKAFRGADILYTLRLDSGAKVLSLVPSHHNHCIGESIGIRLDVDHVVAFRDDSAPAREAVIRFAA